In Lactiplantibacillus pentosus, the sequence GCAACAAATTGGCGAACGCTTAGGATTGGCCTATCAAATGCTCGACGATGTCCTAGATTTCGCTGGGGACGAAGCTTTGACCCAAAAACCAGTGCTCAACGACCTCAAAGACGGCGTGTACTCGTTACCGTTGATTTATGCGCTGACCGCTGACCCTAATCTGGCGACGATTTTGCCACAGCCAGGCGATAAAATCAGTAACGAGCACCTGTTAATGATTCGCGACCAGGTGATTGCCCTGGGCGGCGTCACCCAAGCCCAACAACTGGCGACACACTATACCAAAACGGCACTGAATTTAATCGACCAGCTACCCGCTGGTGAGACGCAACAGACCATCCGGAGACTGGTGACGGAACTGTTAGTACGTAATCACTAGGACGGGTTTGGCTATAAATATCAGTCCAATGACGTGTGCTAGTTAGTCTTTAGCATTAAAGATGATTAAATCATGTTATTTTCTAAGTTCAAGTGCTACCAGCTGAGACCCGCTGGAAACAGTGCGAGTTACCGTAAACTTTCTGTTGTAGCCGCGTCCTATGTCGGCTTCCAGGCATTTCTGACAACGCTGGAACGCGATGGACACAGATTTAAGCCGACAAATCACGTCTTAAATACTGGTCTTCCACTAACCAAGCAAAAAACGCTTGCCAAGTGGAATTTCATCGCTGAGCATTGTCAGAAACACCTTCCAGCCTGGATGGTATTCGAAAGGCGGACATGTGCGGGCCCAACCTTTTGTTGAATTAGTCGTTGGTTCCTTGATACATGGTCATTTTGATATTCAACTGTCAGACTAGTTTCTAATGATAGCTAAGCTTCCTAACCCATGTTTTAATTTTTCAAATCAGCAGTTTCACTGGATTTGTCAAAACTTTCCTTAGTCGTTTGAGATAGAAAGGTTTCAAATTATAAACGAAGGTAATTTTATCGACCAAATTCAAGACTAATGTCCATTGAATCTTGCGGATAAAATTCAAATGATTTTTTCAGTGATTAAGTGTGATAAAGCATTATTGAGGCCAATTAAAAGTTTGCTTGAAGGACCAGTTACTTAATATTCAGTGGTCAGTTGTACCCAAATAGGTGGCCGTTCATCTGCCATTCGAGCGGGTTCCCGACTGTAGGGGCTGGCTGACAATGCTCAAGGGCGAAATTCTTCTTGTCCGGGTGGGGTTCCCGGGCTAGAAGAAGACTCGTATTTGAAATTGCGCAGTGGGTTTCTGCGTGAGTTCAAATCGATGTCCGCCCTGTTCCAGCGTTGTCAGCCGGCCCCGGAAGTCGGAATCGGACGCGCATCGGCTGACGAACAGTAATCCGAACTAACTGGCATGATTTAATCATGATCCATCACAAGAAAACCAGCAGAATGCGTGTGAATTCAAATTAAAAAGCCAGCTCACAAGCACATGATCAGCGAATTCTGACCGCGTCCTTGTGAGCTGGTTTTTAAGCACGAACAACGTTATTTTTCAAAGGGGTAGCGGAAGTCCCATTGGGTGCGTGCGGCGGTCATGATTGCCATGACGTCGGTCGTTTTCGCCAGACTGGTATTCCGTAATTCGCCGGCGACCATTTTCTGCATGTCAGCGATTTCGTAATTCATTGCGTTGGTACTATCGCCGGCAGTAATCGTCTCCGTGTGGCCTTCATTGTCGGTAAAGGTGGCGGTGTCGGCGCGTGGATAGGTGTCGACGGTGAAATAGCCGTTTTCGTACGCAACGATGCCACGTTTAGGCATCTTGGCCCGAAACGTCAACGCGACCGTTGCCAATTCATCGTTGGCGGTCCGCAACGTGATGGTCGAGGATTCGTCGACACCACTGCTGAAACGGTGCATCGTGGTTCCCGTTAAGTAAGGTGTGGCGGTCAAGAATTCTTCGACAAAAGCGAGGGCGTAGACGCCAATATCAAGCAGCGCACCACCCGCAAGGTCCGGATTGAAGAACCGATTCGTCGGGTCAGGTTCTTTGAAGCTCCCAAAACTAGCCTGGACCATTTTCAGATCACCAAGGTGCCGTTCGGCTGCGAAGTCGTGTAACCGTTCATAGAGCGGCATGTGGTAAAGCGTCATGGCTTCGGCCAAGATGAGGTGGTTGCTGGCAGCGACTTCCTTAGCAATTGCGAGTTGGGTGCTCGACATCGTAATCGCTTTTTCACTCAGCACGTGTTTGCCAGCCCGTAATGCCGGCAAAATGGTGTCGATATGGTAGTTGTGTGGCGTTGCCACGTAGACGATGTCGACCTGGTCATCGGCAAGCAGGTCATCTAAATTCCCATAAGCCTTTGGAATGTCATGTTCGGCAGCAAAAGCACTTGCTTTGGCTTGTGAACGTGAGCAGACGGCGTAAATTTCGCCATCGGGTTGATCAAAATATTTAACAAAGCTATGCGCAATGTTACCCAGGCCAACGATGGCCCAACGATAAGTTTTCGACATTGAAAAGTTCCTCCTAGGATTAATCGAATGTGAACACTTACATTTTAGCAAAAAAATAAGAAATTCGCGCTTGATAATCATGTAAAATTAAGCCAAAAGTCGGTAAAATGGGTGTAATTAGTCAGAAGGGAGCATTGGGGATGGCGAAAAAGCGACGACGGCCACGTAAACGGGCGCGTTCACAACTATTCGTGAAAAAGGGCCGTCTTCAATGGCTCAATATTTTAGTCGTGCTTATGGCAATCGTCGGCATGGTCTGGTTCATTCAACACAATTGGACTTCAGCGACCTCGCATTCAACGACCGATACGCTCCCAACGACGTCACACGCGGCCTTTATCAAGAAGCTCGCGCCGGCTGCGCAACAGCTGGACCAGAAGTATCACGTGCTTGCGAGTATCACGTTGAGTCAAGCAATTCTGGAATCGGATTGGGGCAAGAGCACGAACGCTACGGAAAATAATAACTTGTTTGGCGTCAAATCGGATTCGGGACGGTTGATGACGACCCAGGAGTATTATGATGGTGCCTATCATACGGTCAAACGGCGCTTTGCAGTCTACGATAGTTGGCACGCCTCACTGGTCGATCATGCCAAAAAGTTAGCGTTTGGCACGACTTGGGATTCTCAGCACTACGCCGCGGTCATTAAGGCCACGGATTACAAGGTCGCAGCCAAGGCATTACAGACCGCTGGCTACGCGACCGACCCAAGTTATGCACAAAAATTAATTAATATTATTCAAAAATACGACTTACAACGGTATGATAGAGAGTAAATAAATCAATAAACGGCGTTGTCAAAATTCGTGACTAACATTAGTGGCGAACAATGTGTGGCTTGTTGATTTCACTCTAGGAGGTAACTATGCGAGAACTTGAAGAACGCATTTTGAAGGATGGCCGGGTACTTCCCGGTGAAGTGTTGAAGGTGGATGGCTTTTTGAATCACCAAGTCGATCCAGATTTGATGTTTGCGATGGGGACTGAATTTGCTCACCGTTTTCAAGATGCGGGCGTCACCAAGATTTTGACCGTTGAATCATCCGGTATCGCGCCGGCTGTCATGGCTGGTTTAGCGATGCACGTACCGGTCGTGTTTGCACGGAAACACAAATCCGTCACGCTGATCGACGATTTATACACGGCTGAAGTTTATTCATATACGAAGAAGACGTCCAACCATATCTCGATTGCCAAAAAGTTCTTACAGCCCGGTGAAAAGGTCCTCTTGATCGATGACTTCTTAGCGAATGGTCAAGCCGTTCAAGGCATGTTTGAAATTTGTGACCAAGCTCAAGTGACGATTGCAGGCGTGGGAATCGTCATTGAAAAAGTCTTCCAGACGGGTCACCAGATGATCGTCGACCGCGGTGTGCGGCTAGAATCATTGGCTCAGATTACGTCCTTTGACGGGGACCGCGTTCACTTTGCTTCAGAAGACGTGGATGCGTAAGTTTGAACTCAAAAAGTAGGGGGGACTATGATGCAAATTGACGTTGGGATGCTGGTCCTCATTTTTGTCATCAACTTCGTCTACATTACGTTAAACACGGTGCGGTTTTTGCTGGTGATGCGCGGCTATCGGTACTTCGCGGCCTTCGCCAGTGTCATTGAAATTACGATTTACGTCTTAGGGCTGTCACTGGTGCTTGACCGCTTGCATAATCCAATCAATCTGATCGTCTACGCGCTCGGCTACGGCGTCGGTGTGTACGTCGGGATGGTGATTGAAGACCACCTGGCCCTGGGTTACACGATGATTTCAGTCATTTTGCCGGACCCGAAGTCAAGTTTGCCCGGCATCTTGCGGGAAAATGGCTTTGGCGTCACCCAGCACGCGGCGTATGGTCTGGAAGGTGAACGGCTGGCGCTGGAGATTTTAGCCCCACGCAAGAACGAACGGCGCCTCTATGATTTGATCAAGGACGCGGCGCCCAGTGCATTTGTCATCGCTTACGAACCGCGCTATATCTCTGGTGGCTTTTGGCTCAAACGGGTCAAACGACGCAATGCGCGGCGGAAAAAACAGTGATAAACTTGCAACCAGGTGCACCAGCAAGTATGATTGTTACAGGTTAATCAGCGTTAAGTATGAATCAATAATCAAATTATTATTTTAAGCATAGGAAAGTAGGGACTGAAGTGGACAACTCGATTTTAAACCCAGGTGGTACGCTTGGCATCATTGGAAGTAGTACTAATGGTGTTGGATTAGTAATTGCCGCGCGTAATGCTGGCATCAATGTCGGGGTATACGGCGATAACGAAAATACAGAGACCATGGAACTGGCAGATTTTCGCGTTGTCGGAGCCCTCAATGACCAACAACAGTTACAAAACTTTGCGGAACGTTGCGATATGGTGACTTATGAATCAGAAACCATTGACGCGTCCGTCATTAATTTCTT encodes:
- a CDS encoding Gfo/Idh/MocA family protein; protein product: MSKTYRWAIVGLGNIAHSFVKYFDQPDGEIYAVCSRSQAKASAFAAEHDIPKAYGNLDDLLADDQVDIVYVATPHNYHIDTILPALRAGKHVLSEKAITMSSTQLAIAKEVAASNHLILAEAMTLYHMPLYERLHDFAAERHLGDLKMVQASFGSFKEPDPTNRFFNPDLAGGALLDIGVYALAFVEEFLTATPYLTGTTMHRFSSGVDESSTITLRTANDELATVALTFRAKMPKRGIVAYENGYFTVDTYPRADTATFTDNEGHTETITAGDSTNAMNYEIADMQKMVAGELRNTSLAKTTDVMAIMTAARTQWDFRYPFEK
- a CDS encoding glycoside hydrolase family 73 protein; translated protein: MAKKRRRPRKRARSQLFVKKGRLQWLNILVVLMAIVGMVWFIQHNWTSATSHSTTDTLPTTSHAAFIKKLAPAAQQLDQKYHVLASITLSQAILESDWGKSTNATENNNLFGVKSDSGRLMTTQEYYDGAYHTVKRRFAVYDSWHASLVDHAKKLAFGTTWDSQHYAAVIKATDYKVAAKALQTAGYATDPSYAQKLINIIQKYDLQRYDRE
- a CDS encoding xanthine phosphoribosyltransferase, translated to MRELEERILKDGRVLPGEVLKVDGFLNHQVDPDLMFAMGTEFAHRFQDAGVTKILTVESSGIAPAVMAGLAMHVPVVFARKHKSVTLIDDLYTAEVYSYTKKTSNHISIAKKFLQPGEKVLLIDDFLANGQAVQGMFEICDQAQVTIAGVGIVIEKVFQTGHQMIVDRGVRLESLAQITSFDGDRVHFASEDVDA
- a CDS encoding DUF2179 domain-containing protein, with the protein product MQIDVGMLVLIFVINFVYITLNTVRFLLVMRGYRYFAAFASVIEITIYVLGLSLVLDRLHNPINLIVYALGYGVGVYVGMVIEDHLALGYTMISVILPDPKSSLPGILRENGFGVTQHAAYGLEGERLALEILAPRKNERRLYDLIKDAAPSAFVIAYEPRYISGGFWLKRVKRRNARRKKQ